In one window of Arachis ipaensis cultivar K30076 chromosome B06, Araip1.1, whole genome shotgun sequence DNA:
- the LOC107647565 gene encoding transcription factor SPEECHLESS-like has protein sequence METEKLPAMDNNTLLSETFLNTREFGGEDLFSILESLEDFNSPPPPPPRKRQKVTASASEDGQERVLSSHITVERNRRKQMNHHLSVLRSLMPSFYVKRGDQASIIGGVVDYINELQQVLQCLEAKKHRKVFYTDNVLSPRLIIPSPKLSPRKPPLSPRILTLPPISPRTPQPGSPWLHSIEPSPSSSGSSAMNDNMNELVANSKSVIADVEVKFCGPHVLVKTVSPRIPGQAMRIVSALQDLALEILHLTITTSDETMLYSFTIKIGIECQLSAEELAQHIQQTFC, from the exons ATGGAAACAGAGAAGCTTCCAGCAATGGATAATAACACCTTACTATCTGAAACTTTCTTGAACACAAGAGAGTTTGGTGGAGAGGATCTGTTTTCCATTTTAGAGAGCCTTGAAGACTTCAAtagtcctcctcctcctcctccaaggAAGAGACAGAAGGTTACTGCATCAGCATCCGAAGATGGACAAGAAAGGGTATTATCGTCACATATAACTGTTGAGCGCAACCGGAGAAAGCAAATGAATCACCATTTGTCTGTCTTGAGGTCACTTATGCCCTCTTTTTATGTCAAACGA GGAGATCAAGCATCAATAATTGGAGGTGTAGTTGATTACATCAACGAATTACAGCAAGTTCTACAATGCCTAGAGGCCAAGAAACACAGAAAGGTATTTTACACAGATAACGTACTAAGCCCAAGACTAATTATTCCAAGCCCAAAATTAAGCCCAAGAAAACCGCCACTAAGCCCAAGAATACTAACCCTCCCGCCCATTAGTCCAAGAACTCCACAACCTGGAAGCCCATGGTTGCACTCCATCGagccttctccttcttcttctggaTCATCCGCTATGAATGATAATATGAATGAGCTTGTTGCGAATTCAAAGTCGGTGATTGCTGACGTGGAGGTTAAGTTTTGCGGTCCGCATGTATTAGTGAAAACTGTGTCTCCAAGAATTCCTGGGCAAGCCATGAGGATAGTATCAGCGCTTCAAGACCTTGCTCTTGAGATTCTTCATCTCACCATTACCACTTCTGATGAAACCATGCTATACTCTTTCACTATTAAG ATTGGGATTGAATGCCAACTGAGTGCGGAAGAACTAGCTCAACATATCCAGCAAACATTCTGCTAA